The Flavobacterium sp. 123 genome contains a region encoding:
- the sprA gene encoding cell surface protein SprA — MNKICVLVLILFCGFVSQAQVNEKAQDTVKSGFSVGKVQIKNPQSILSAYTYDPVTDRYVYTNSVDGFSINYPIILTPKEYENLVLKESMREYFKSKVDAIDGKKTGSEDAKKDLLPRYYVKSGFFESIFGSNTIDVKPTGSVEMDLGMRYTKQDNPSFSPRNRSNTSFDFDQRISMSLMGKVGTRLNVNANYDTQSTFAFQNLIKLEYAPTEDDIIQKIEVGNVSMPLNSSLIRGAQSLFGVKTQLKFGKTTVTGVFSEQKSQTKSIVAEGGGTVQNFDIFALDYDNDRHFFLSQYFRNRYDASLKNYPFIDSRVQISRLEVWVTNKQNRVTTTNNNLRNIIALQDLGEGQLSGIPDNEVVVLDPSAGIFNNPIDSPTDNKNNDYDPAQIEAGTGLLNSNIREIVTSNSGFNTTVSEGQDYSKLENARKLNPNEYTYNAQLGYISLQQKLANDEILAVAYQYTIGDKVYQVGEFGNDGVDATVVGGNTNTNSNKSIITQSLVLKMLKSNLTNVKNPVWNLMMKNIYQIQGGYQLKQEDFRFNILYTDPSPLNYITEAGSPFPSNPLPENKVAETPLLKVFNLDKLNYNNDPQTGGDGFFDFMQGLTVDAQNGRIIFTTKEPFGELLFSKLSNPGSGETYSDVNTYNANQKKYVFRSMYRNTQSGALQDSDKNKFLLRGKYKSSSGDGIPIGAFNVPQGSVVVTAGGRVLVEGVDYSVNYQLGRVQILDPSLQASNTPIQVSLENNSIFGQQTRQFMGVNVEHKISDKFLVGATFLKMTEKPFTQKSSFGQESVNNTIFGFNTNFSTEVPFLTRLVNKLPNIDTDVPSNLSVRGEIAFLKPDTPKADQFQGESTIYVDDFEGSQSTIDMRSPYSWSLSSTPVNDAESMYNFNESANDLSYGFKRAKLSWYSIDPIFYTQKPSGITNDDLSLNTTRRIYSEELYPLTDIAQGQSQIVNTLDLSYYPSDRGPYNNNSNIGTNPRDNFGGIMRSLSSTNFEQGNVEYIQFWVLDPYVGSGAVPASNTGKIYFNLGELSEDILKDGRKQYENGLGPDQILTNPQPIWGDVPASQSLIYAFDNNTNNRTNQDIGLDGLPNAKEASIYNNYASESDPAGDDYTYYLNSSGNLTDRYKNYNGVDGNSAVDINDINRGASTVPDVEDINRDNTMNTINAYYEYSINLQPNMSVGQNYITDIRNTQVELPNGSTTEARWIQFKIPVSQPENTIGNISDFRSIRFMRMFMTGFNEQVTVRFGALDLVRGEWRRYTKTLDFNDTNVDDDNTDLDVLAVNVQENNERCPVNYITPPGVVREKLYNNNTIINQNEQSLSLRVSGDGLEPEDSRAVFKNVSVDMRQFKKLKMFLHAESLPNEISIQDNQMIGFIRFGNDFTQNFYQVEIPLKVTVPSSSSSSDCSSLSAEVVWPEENEIDLSLDLLTKLKIKAMSIDPSTLPIDGIYYPDNVSGVADADGNTKLKIGIKGNPNFGLVRTLMVGVKNNDLHQDIKGEVWFNELRLADMDNKGGMAAVLNIDSNMADFATISATGKKTTIGFGALEQGPNERSREDIQQYNIVTNFNLGKLLPPKWGINLPFNYGIGEETITPEYDPFNQDIKLKQLLDNSAASEKDNIKSRAIDYTKRTSINFIGVRKERRPEQKQHIYDPENFTFSQSINEVERHDFEIENYIDQQVNSSVDYAFTFQPKSVEPFKNTKFMKKSTYWKMLSDFNFNYLPSNISFNTDIIRQYNRQQFRQVDGVQGIAIDPLYRRNFAFNYQYGFNYNLTKALKLNYIASSSNIVKSYLNDKNEPIDSFTIWDSYWDIGDPNQHMQQLKLDYEIPINKIPLFSFVKANYSYTGDYSWQRASNALSQIEIEGSSYNLGNTIQNANSNNLNATFNMDALYKYLGLTKAKNSFASKTKAAAPKPGEKIVKTNFQQTSKNNLFVDGLIGVLTSVKNVQMNYTYNSGTVLPGYIPSVGFLGSSKPTLGFVFGSQDDVRYEAAKKGWLTTYPDFNQNYSQVTNKIFKTSANIDLFPDLKIDLSLDRSYSENFSEQYDVTNGQYNARSPYSYGLFSISAVFIKTSFSTSDENGSAAFDDFRTNRLVVANRLASQRGIDISNPINLDAEGYPLGYGKNSQAVLLPSFLAAYSGSNASDVSLGIFRNFPIPNWSVKYNGLMRYGFFKKNFKRISLQHNYRASYTINNYRSNFEYDRTPNGTDASGNFYNKTIMSNVNLVEQFSPLVRVDFELKSSLKVLTEIKKDRALSMSFDNNLLTEVKGIEYIVGLGYRFKDVIFSSRLADNPTGIIKSDINVTADLAYRNNQTIVRYLDYDNNQLAAGQNIWSLKIKADYAFSKNLTAIFYYDHSFSKAVISTSFPLTNIRSGFTLRYNFGN, encoded by the coding sequence ATGAATAAAATTTGTGTTTTAGTACTAATTTTATTTTGTGGTTTTGTATCTCAGGCCCAAGTAAATGAAAAGGCTCAAGATACTGTTAAGTCTGGATTTTCTGTAGGGAAAGTTCAAATAAAAAACCCTCAAAGTATTCTTTCTGCTTATACGTATGATCCAGTTACGGATCGGTATGTTTATACAAATTCCGTTGATGGATTTTCTATCAATTATCCTATTATTTTAACCCCAAAAGAATACGAAAATTTAGTTTTGAAAGAATCCATGCGGGAGTATTTCAAAAGTAAAGTAGATGCAATTGATGGTAAAAAAACAGGCAGTGAAGATGCCAAAAAGGATTTATTACCAAGATACTATGTGAAATCAGGTTTTTTTGAATCCATTTTTGGTAGTAATACTATTGATGTGAAACCTACCGGATCTGTTGAAATGGATTTAGGGATGCGGTACACAAAACAAGATAACCCTTCTTTTTCTCCTAGAAACAGATCAAATACTTCTTTTGATTTTGATCAAAGAATTAGCATGAGTTTGATGGGTAAAGTAGGAACGCGATTGAATGTAAATGCTAATTATGATACACAATCAACTTTTGCATTTCAGAATTTAATCAAATTAGAATACGCTCCAACCGAGGATGACATCATTCAAAAAATTGAAGTCGGAAATGTAAGCATGCCTTTGAATAGTTCTTTGATTCGAGGCGCTCAAAGTTTATTTGGGGTTAAAACGCAATTGAAATTTGGTAAAACTACAGTTACGGGAGTTTTTTCAGAACAAAAATCACAAACCAAAAGCATCGTTGCAGAAGGTGGAGGAACCGTTCAAAATTTTGATATTTTCGCTCTTGATTATGATAATGACAGACACTTTTTCTTGTCACAATATTTCAGAAATAGATACGATGCTTCTTTAAAAAATTATCCATTTATAGACAGTAGAGTTCAAATTTCGAGATTGGAAGTTTGGGTTACAAACAAACAAAACAGGGTTACAACAACGAATAATAATTTAAGAAATATTATTGCACTTCAGGATTTAGGGGAAGGACAATTATCAGGGATTCCAGATAATGAAGTAGTTGTGCTAGATCCTTCAGCGGGAATTTTCAACAATCCTATTGATTCGCCTACGGACAATAAAAACAATGATTATGATCCGGCGCAGATAGAAGCTGGCACAGGTTTATTAAATTCTAATATTCGAGAAATTGTAACTTCAAATTCAGGTTTTAATACCACTGTAAGCGAAGGACAAGATTATTCGAAGTTAGAAAACGCCCGAAAATTAAATCCGAATGAATATACCTATAATGCTCAATTAGGATACATTTCGTTACAACAAAAATTAGCTAATGATGAAATTCTTGCTGTTGCTTATCAATACACCATTGGAGACAAAGTCTATCAAGTGGGTGAATTTGGAAATGACGGAGTAGATGCTACGGTTGTTGGAGGAAATACTAATACTAATTCAAATAAAAGTATTATTACTCAAAGTTTGGTTTTGAAAATGCTGAAAAGTAATTTAACCAATGTCAAAAATCCTGTTTGGAATTTAATGATGAAAAACATTTATCAGATTCAAGGGGGATATCAGTTAAAACAAGAAGATTTCAGATTTAATATTTTGTATACGGATCCTTCCCCGTTGAATTATATTACCGAGGCCGGAAGTCCATTTCCTTCTAATCCTTTGCCTGAAAACAAAGTAGCCGAAACACCTTTGCTTAAAGTATTCAATTTAGATAAACTAAATTATAATAATGATCCACAAACGGGAGGTGATGGATTTTTTGATTTTATGCAAGGTCTAACTGTAGATGCTCAAAACGGGCGAATCATATTTACGACCAAAGAACCTTTTGGAGAATTATTGTTTTCTAAATTATCAAATCCAGGTTCGGGAGAAACCTATAGTGATGTAAATACCTATAACGCAAATCAAAAAAAATATGTATTCCGAAGCATGTATCGAAATACACAATCAGGAGCTTTACAAGACAGTGATAAAAACAAATTCTTATTGCGAGGAAAATATAAATCATCAAGTGGGGATGGAATTCCTATAGGTGCTTTTAATGTGCCACAAGGATCAGTAGTTGTTACCGCTGGTGGAAGAGTTTTAGTTGAAGGAGTTGATTATAGTGTTAATTATCAATTAGGAAGAGTTCAGATTTTGGACCCTTCTTTACAAGCTTCTAATACACCAATTCAGGTTTCGTTAGAAAACAATTCTATTTTTGGTCAACAAACCCGACAATTTATGGGGGTGAATGTAGAGCACAAAATATCAGATAAATTTTTGGTAGGTGCCACTTTCTTAAAAATGACCGAAAAACCATTTACTCAAAAATCTAGTTTTGGACAAGAATCAGTTAACAATACCATTTTTGGATTCAACACTAATTTTTCAACGGAAGTTCCTTTTTTAACTCGTTTGGTTAACAAGTTGCCAAATATTGATACGGATGTTCCTTCAAATCTTTCGGTGAGAGGAGAAATTGCTTTTTTGAAACCAGATACCCCAAAAGCCGATCAATTTCAAGGAGAATCTACTATTTATGTTGATGATTTTGAAGGTTCACAATCTACTATAGACATGCGTTCACCGTATTCTTGGAGTTTATCTTCAACTCCAGTCAATGATGCCGAAAGCATGTATAATTTTAATGAAAGTGCAAATGATTTGAGTTATGGCTTTAAAAGAGCAAAATTATCATGGTATTCAATTGACCCTATTTTTTACACTCAAAAACCATCAGGAATTACTAATGATGATTTGTCATTAAACACAACCCGAAGAATTTACAGTGAAGAGTTATATCCATTGACTGATATCGCGCAAGGACAATCTCAAATTGTAAACACTTTGGATTTGAGTTATTATCCATCTGATAGAGGGCCGTATAATAACAATTCAAACATTGGAACAAATCCAAGAGATAATTTTGGAGGAATTATGCGTTCTTTAAGCTCGACTAATTTTGAGCAAGGAAATGTTGAGTATATTCAGTTTTGGGTTTTAGATCCTTATGTTGGTAGTGGAGCAGTTCCAGCTTCTAATACAGGTAAAATATATTTCAACTTAGGAGAACTTTCAGAAGATATTTTGAAAGATGGAAGAAAACAATATGAAAATGGACTTGGACCAGACCAAATATTGACAAATCCACAACCAATTTGGGGTGATGTTCCCGCTTCACAATCTTTGATATATGCTTTTGATAACAACACAAATAACCGAACCAATCAAGATATAGGTTTGGATGGTTTGCCTAATGCAAAAGAGGCTTCGATATATAATAATTATGCTTCTGAATCTGATCCTGCTGGTGATGATTATACCTATTACCTCAATTCTTCAGGAAATCTTACAGATCGTTATAAAAACTATAATGGAGTTGACGGGAATTCAGCTGTTGATATAAATGATATCAATAGAGGAGCGTCTACGGTTCCAGATGTGGAAGATATCAATAGAGATAATACCATGAATACAATCAATGCGTATTATGAATACAGTATTAATCTTCAGCCAAATATGAGTGTTGGACAAAATTATATTACTGATATCAGAAACACACAAGTAGAGTTGCCAAATGGTTCAACTACTGAGGCAAGATGGATTCAGTTCAAAATACCTGTTTCACAACCAGAAAACACTATTGGGAATATTTCTGATTTTAGATCGATACGCTTTATGCGAATGTTTATGACAGGCTTTAATGAGCAAGTTACAGTACGTTTTGGAGCTTTGGATTTAGTGCGTGGCGAATGGAGAAGATATACTAAAACATTAGATTTTAATGATACTAATGTAGATGATGACAATACAGATTTAGATGTTTTAGCCGTTAATGTCCAAGAAAATAATGAAAGATGTCCTGTCAATTATATTACGCCTCCAGGAGTAGTTAGAGAAAAATTGTATAATAACAACACCATCATTAATCAAAACGAACAATCGTTATCATTGAGAGTGTCAGGTGATGGACTAGAACCAGAAGATTCAAGAGCTGTTTTCAAAAATGTAAGTGTAGATATGCGTCAATTCAAAAAATTGAAAATGTTTTTACACGCTGAATCTTTGCCAAATGAAATTTCTATTCAAGACAATCAGATGATTGGTTTTATTCGTTTTGGGAATGATTTTACCCAAAATTTTTATCAAGTAGAAATTCCTTTAAAAGTTACCGTTCCTTCCTCTTCGTCCTCCTCAGATTGTTCTTCTCTTAGTGCAGAGGTTGTCTGGCCAGAAGAAAATGAAATTGATTTGTCCTTAGATTTATTGACTAAATTGAAAATTAAGGCCATGAGTATTGATCCTAGCACATTGCCTATAGATGGAATTTATTATCCAGATAATGTATCAGGTGTAGCGGATGCTGATGGAAACACTAAATTGAAAATAGGAATAAAAGGGAATCCAAATTTTGGTCTGGTTAGAACTTTGATGGTCGGTGTGAAAAACAATGATTTGCATCAAGATATTAAAGGGGAGGTTTGGTTCAATGAACTTCGCTTGGCGGATATGGATAATAAAGGTGGTATGGCTGCAGTTTTGAATATTGATTCAAATATGGCTGATTTTGCAACTATATCAGCTACAGGTAAAAAGACCACAATTGGTTTTGGTGCTTTGGAACAAGGGCCTAATGAAAGAAGTAGGGAAGATATTCAGCAGTATAATATTGTAACGAATTTTAACCTTGGAAAATTGTTGCCTCCAAAATGGGGAATCAATCTACCATTTAATTATGGTATTGGTGAAGAAACAATTACGCCAGAATACGATCCTTTTAATCAAGATATTAAACTGAAACAACTATTGGATAATAGTGCTGCTTCAGAAAAAGATAATATTAAAAGCAGAGCAATTGATTATACAAAACGAACCAGTATTAATTTTATTGGAGTAAGAAAAGAAAGAAGACCAGAACAAAAACAACATATTTATGACCCAGAAAATTTCACTTTTTCTCAGTCAATAAATGAGGTAGAACGTCATGATTTTGAAATAGAAAATTATATCGATCAGCAAGTTAATTCCTCCGTTGATTATGCATTTACTTTTCAACCAAAATCGGTGGAGCCATTCAAGAATACTAAATTCATGAAGAAAAGCACCTACTGGAAAATGTTAAGTGATTTTAATTTTAATTATTTGCCTTCAAATATTTCATTTAATACAGATATAATTCGACAGTACAATCGTCAGCAGTTTAGACAAGTTGATGGCGTTCAAGGAATTGCTATTGATCCATTATACAGACGAAATTTTGCCTTTAATTACCAATATGGATTTAATTATAATCTGACTAAAGCATTAAAGTTGAATTATATAGCTTCGTCAAGTAATATTGTGAAAAGCTATTTGAATGATAAGAATGAACCTATTGATAGTTTTACCATTTGGGATAGCTATTGGGATATTGGAGATCCTAATCAACATATGCAACAATTGAAGTTGGATTATGAAATACCAATAAATAAAATACCATTATTCAGTTTTGTAAAAGCTAATTATTCATATACGGGAGATTATAGCTGGCAACGTGCTTCAAATGCGTTATCACAAATAGAAATTGAAGGAAGCAGTTATAACTTAGGAAATACAATCCAAAATGCTAATTCTAATAATTTGAATGCTACATTTAATATGGATGCATTGTATAAATATTTAGGATTGACTAAAGCAAAAAACAGTTTTGCTTCAAAAACGAAAGCAGCAGCTCCAAAACCTGGAGAGAAAATAGTTAAAACAAATTTCCAACAAACCTCTAAAAATAATCTATTTGTTGATGGTTTGATAGGTGTTTTGACTAGTGTGAAAAATGTACAAATGAACTATACGTACAATAGCGGAACAGTATTACCCGGATATATACCAAGTGTAGGTTTCTTAGGTTCTTCTAAACCAACTTTAGGATTTGTTTTTGGTAGTCAGGATGATGTAAGATATGAAGCTGCAAAAAAAGGTTGGCTTACTACTTACCCAGATTTCAATCAGAATTATTCTCAGGTGACAAACAAGATTTTTAAAACTTCAGCAAATATAGATTTATTTCCTGACCTTAAAATAGATTTGTCTTTGGATAGATCGTATTCTGAAAATTTTTCAGAACAATATGATGTTACAAATGGACAGTATAATGCAAGATCGCCATACAGTTATGGACTTTTCTCTATTTCGGCGGTTTTCATTAAAACATCTTTTTCAACTAGTGACGAAAATGGTTCGGCCGCCTTTGATGATTTCAGAACAAACAGACTTGTGGTTGCTAATAGATTAGCGTCACAAAGAGGAATTGATATTAGTAATCCTATAAATCTTGATGCTGAAGGTTATCCTTTAGGATATGGTAAAAATAGCCAAGCGGTATTATTGCCATCGTTTTTAGCAGCTTATTCAGGTAGCAATGCCTCCGATGTGTCTTTAGGAATTTTTAGAAACTTCCCAATTCCAAACTGGTCAGTAAAATACAACGGATTGATGCGCTATGGTTTTTTCAAAAAGAATTTTAAACGAATTTCTTTGCAGCACAATTATAGAGCTTCTTATACTATTAACAATTACAGGTCTAATTTCGAATACGATAGAACGCCAAACGGAACAGACGCAAGTGGTAATTTTTATAATAAAACAATTATGTCAAATGTCAACTTAGTGGAGCAATTTAGTCCATTAGTGAGAGTTGATTTTGAATTGAAAAGCTCTTTAAAAGTATTGACAGAAATTAAAAAAGATAGGGCTTTGTCAATGAGTTTTGATAATAATTTATTGACCGAAGTAAAAGGTATTGAATATATAGTAGGATTAGGTTACCGATTCAAAGATGTGATTTTTTCTTCTAGATTAGCAGATAATCCAACGGGAATTATAAAAAGTGATATCAATGTAACGGCTGATTTAGCGTATCGTAACAACCAGACTATTGTTCGTTATTTAGATTATGATAACAATCAATTAGCTGCTGGACAAAATATTTGGTCTTTGAAAATTAAGGCTGATTATGCATTTAGCAAAAACCTAACAGCTATTTTCTATTATGATCATTCGTTTTCAAAAGCTGTAATTTCGACCTCATTTCCATTGACAAATATTCGTTCTGGATTTACACTTCGTTATAATTTTGGAAATTAA
- the ruvA gene encoding Holliday junction branch migration protein RuvA yields the protein MIAHLQGKLVEKTPTQVVIDCGGVGYHVNISLHTYSLLPNTDFIKLFTHLQIKEDAHTLFGFVEKSEREIFKMLLSVSGIGASIARTMLSSLDPKQITNAIASGDVVTIQSIKGIGSKTAQRVILDLKEKVLKLYDLDEVSMSQSNTNRDEALSALEVLGFVRKASEKVIEKIIKEDPEATVESIIKKALKSL from the coding sequence ATGATAGCACATTTGCAAGGGAAACTAGTAGAAAAAACACCAACACAAGTCGTTATAGATTGTGGAGGCGTTGGATACCATGTTAATATTTCATTACATACCTATTCACTACTTCCTAATACGGATTTTATAAAATTATTTACGCATCTTCAAATAAAAGAAGATGCACATACACTATTTGGTTTTGTTGAAAAATCTGAAAGAGAAATATTCAAAATGTTATTGTCTGTATCTGGAATTGGGGCAAGTATTGCTAGAACTATGCTTTCCTCTTTAGATCCAAAACAAATTACAAATGCAATAGCATCTGGAGATGTAGTTACAATTCAATCCATAAAAGGTATTGGTAGTAAAACCGCACAAAGGGTAATTCTTGATTTAAAGGAAAAGGTTTTGAAATTGTATGATTTAGATGAAGTTTCTATGTCTCAGAGCAATACAAATCGAGATGAAGCGTTATCTGCTTTGGAGGTTTTAGGTTTTGTTAGAAAAGCGTCAGAGAAAGTTATAGAAAAAATCATAAAAGAAGATCCAGAAGCTACTGTTGAATCAATTATTAAAAAAGCTTTAAAAAGCTTATAA
- a CDS encoding NADP-dependent malic enzyme: MDQNSKRREALLYHAKPQPGKIQVVPTKKYATQRDLSLAYSPGVAEPCLEIAKDVNNVYKYTTKGNLVAVITNGTAVLGLGDIGPEASKPVMEGKGLLFKIFAGIDVFDIEISTKNIEEFIQTVKNIAPTFGGINLEDIKAPESFEIERRLVEELDIPVMHDDQHGTAIISSAALLNALELAGKKAEDMKMVVSGAGSAALACANLYILLGVKLENIYMFNSKGLLTKGNPSLSDLQQQYAKDMPSISLEEALVDADIFLGLSSGDIMTPKMLLGMAENPIVFAMANPVPEIDYNLAIATRKDVIMATGRSDFPNQVNNVLGFPYIFRGALDVRATKINEAMKMAAVRALAALAKEHVPEQVNIAYGAKKLTFGREYIIPSPFDPRLITVVAPAVAKAAMDSGVALNPITDWNAYEEILLDRLGNDNKMVRLITNRAKNDPKRIVFAEADHLDVLKAAQIVLEEGIGFPILLGNKEVIMELKAEIGFVADVPIIDPKEAAEEERKNSFATTYWKTRQRRGISLLDAQKLMRERNYFAAMMVNVGQADALVSGHSRSYPSVVKPMLQLIDKAPGVSIVATTNMMMTARGPMFLSDTAININPSAEDLAKIAIMTSNAAKMFGVEPVIAMVSYSNFGSSTNESAGKVREAVAYLHKNYPDMIVDGELQADFALNPEMLEKKFPFSKLAGKKVNTLIFPNLESANITYKLMKELNKVDSIGPIMLGMGKPVHIFQLGASVEEMVNMAAIAVIDAQEKEKK, from the coding sequence ATGGATCAAAACAGCAAAAGAAGAGAGGCGTTATTATATCATGCAAAGCCCCAGCCAGGTAAAATTCAAGTAGTTCCAACTAAGAAATATGCGACGCAAAGAGATTTATCTTTGGCATATTCACCCGGAGTTGCCGAGCCATGTTTGGAAATTGCAAAGGACGTTAACAATGTCTATAAGTATACTACAAAAGGAAATTTAGTTGCTGTAATTACTAATGGAACCGCAGTTTTAGGATTGGGAGATATAGGTCCAGAAGCTTCAAAACCTGTAATGGAAGGAAAAGGCTTGTTGTTCAAAATTTTTGCAGGAATCGATGTATTCGACATTGAAATAAGCACAAAAAATATTGAAGAATTCATTCAAACAGTAAAAAATATAGCGCCAACTTTTGGTGGAATAAACCTAGAAGATATTAAAGCCCCTGAATCTTTTGAAATAGAAAGACGTTTAGTTGAAGAATTAGATATCCCAGTGATGCATGATGATCAACATGGAACAGCAATTATATCTTCAGCAGCACTTTTGAACGCACTAGAACTTGCAGGAAAAAAAGCGGAAGATATGAAGATGGTTGTTTCTGGTGCAGGATCTGCAGCTTTAGCATGTGCAAATTTATATATTTTGCTTGGTGTTAAACTTGAAAATATTTACATGTTTAACAGCAAAGGACTATTAACAAAAGGAAATCCATCATTGTCAGATTTGCAACAACAATATGCTAAAGATATGCCTTCAATAAGTCTTGAAGAAGCATTAGTTGATGCAGATATATTTTTAGGATTGTCGTCAGGGGATATTATGACACCAAAAATGTTATTAGGTATGGCTGAAAATCCTATTGTTTTTGCGATGGCAAATCCAGTTCCTGAAATAGATTATAACCTAGCAATTGCAACTAGAAAAGATGTTATTATGGCCACGGGAAGATCTGATTTTCCTAATCAAGTGAATAATGTACTTGGGTTTCCATATATTTTTAGAGGAGCATTAGATGTACGAGCTACTAAAATCAACGAAGCTATGAAAATGGCGGCTGTTAGAGCATTAGCAGCATTAGCAAAAGAGCATGTGCCAGAACAGGTAAATATTGCCTATGGAGCTAAAAAATTAACTTTTGGACGTGAATATATTATCCCATCTCCTTTTGATCCACGATTGATTACCGTTGTTGCACCTGCTGTTGCAAAAGCAGCAATGGACTCTGGAGTTGCCTTAAATCCTATTACAGATTGGAATGCCTATGAAGAAATTTTATTAGATCGATTAGGCAACGATAATAAAATGGTTCGATTGATAACAAATAGAGCTAAAAACGATCCAAAACGTATTGTTTTTGCAGAAGCAGATCATTTAGATGTTCTTAAAGCGGCTCAAATTGTTTTGGAAGAAGGTATTGGTTTCCCAATTTTATTAGGAAATAAAGAAGTTATTATGGAGCTAAAAGCGGAAATAGGTTTTGTTGCCGATGTTCCAATTATTGATCCAAAAGAAGCTGCTGAAGAAGAGAGAAAAAATAGTTTTGCTACAACCTATTGGAAAACTAGACAAAGAAGAGGAATCTCATTATTAGACGCTCAAAAATTGATGCGTGAAAGAAATTATTTTGCTGCTATGATGGTAAATGTAGGGCAAGCTGATGCACTAGTTTCTGGTCATTCTAGAAGTTATCCTTCAGTAGTAAAACCGATGCTGCAGCTTATTGATAAAGCACCTGGAGTTTCTATTGTGGCAACAACAAATATGATGATGACTGCTCGTGGGCCAATGTTTTTGTCAGATACAGCAATTAATATTAATCCATCTGCAGAAGATTTGGCAAAAATTGCAATCATGACTTCAAATGCTGCAAAAATGTTTGGGGTTGAACCTGTTATTGCAATGGTTTCTTATTCTAATTTTGGTTCTTCAACGAATGAAAGCGCTGGAAAAGTAAGAGAAGCAGTAGCTTATTTGCATAAAAATTACCCTGACATGATAGTTGATGGAGAGCTTCAAGCTGATTTTGCGCTTAATCCTGAGATGTTGGAGAAAAAATTCCCGTTTTCTAAATTAGCTGGAAAAAAAGTAAATACATTGATTTTTCCTAATTTAGAATCAGCTAATATTACCTATAAATTGATGAAAGAACTTAACAAAGTAGACTCAATTGGACCAATAATGTTAGGAATGGGTAAACCAGTTCATATATTCCAGTTAGGAGCAAGTGTTGAAGAAATGGTCAATATGGCGGCTATTGCGGTTATTGATGCTCAAGAGAAGGAAAAAAAATAA
- a CDS encoding CBS domain-containing protein translates to MTVDQILSTKGKEVYSVLPTNTVYEALTVMSEKNIGAILVIEDTVLKGILSERDYARKIVLKAKSSKNALVCEIMETDVVTVKLTDNLESCMELMNGKRVRHLPVIENNIVIGIISISDVVKAIIEIQKDTIQHLNSYITQ, encoded by the coding sequence ATGACTGTAGATCAAATTTTAAGCACAAAGGGGAAGGAAGTTTATTCAGTACTTCCTACGAATACTGTATACGAAGCATTGACAGTGATGAGCGAAAAAAATATTGGAGCTATACTTGTTATTGAAGATACAGTTTTGAAAGGGATTTTATCGGAGAGAGATTATGCCAGAAAAATTGTTTTGAAAGCTAAATCGTCTAAGAATGCCTTAGTTTGTGAAATCATGGAGACGGATGTTGTTACAGTAAAACTTACTGACAATCTGGAGTCTTGTATGGAATTAATGAACGGTAAAAGGGTGAGGCATTTACCAGTTATAGAAAATAATATTGTTATAGGGATCATTTCTATAAGTGATGTGGTTAAAGCAATTATTGAAATTCAAAAAGATACTATTCAACATTTGAACTCCTATATTACGCAATAA